In Nostoc edaphicum CCNP1411, the sequence TTTTTCTTCTAAAGAGGTTTTTGAAAATTTTCGGAAAAAGCCTGAATATAAAAACTTTTTTCATAAGGATGCAACACTTAATCCTACTAACTTAGCGGATAAAGCTGATAGTTTTGAAACTCAACTTGTAGAGCGTTTTCGCAACGAACCCAACACTCTAGAAATTACTGGCTTTCGTAACTTGTCAGAAAACGAAGTATTTTACATTGCCCGACCACTAAAGATTACACAGCAGCAATGTCTACGATGTCATTCTACACCAGATCAGGCTCCTAAGAGTCAGTTGGCAACTTATGGCTCAGAAAATGGTTTTGGCTGGCAACTCAATCAGATTGTTTCTGCTCAAATCATCTCTGTTCCCTCTGAAGAAATTTTTGCCAATGCTAAACGGACTTGGATATTGATAATGGGACTTTTAATTACGATCTTTGCGATCGTAGTTTTCTTAATTAACTTCTTAATCAAAAAATATGTAATTCAGCGTATTAGAAGAATAGAGAAAATAGCCCAAAAGGTTAGCATTGGTGATATGAGCGCTGATTTTGAAGAAACATCTAATGATGAAATTGGTGGGTTAGCAGAAGCATTTAATCGGATGAAAGCTAGCTTAAAAATAGCTATGGAGATGCTGAATAACCAGAACTGATACAATTTTAGACTTTGGATTATCGAAACAGAATTCAGGAGTCAGGAGCCAGAATGGGCTAAACGCCCCGCTACCGCTAACAGAATGATATTTTGTGCTACTGGTGGATAGCGCAGCGTAAAGCCTTCTCTTTCAGAGACGCTAACGCGAACGGCATGGCTTCTCTACGAGACGCTGCGCGAACGCTTAGAGCGAGTCATCGAGCGTCTTCATTCTGACTCCTGAATTCTGACTTCTGAATTCTTCTTCAAGAAAGAGTTATAAGTTAAAATTCAAGAAAGTAGGCGTTGCTGAAATTGTAAAGCTTTTTGATGTTCGGGAATTTGAGATGCTAAAAGTTTCACAAATTCTGCACGAGAGATTTGTCCAGAAGATTTAACAGCTTTTTGCACTAAGAATTTAGCTATTGGGCCAATTAAATCAGCTAACTCTCGCTCACACTGATTCACAAAGCTGTCGCTGATTAATTGAGGTTCTTGGCTTGGTAAATTATTTGACTTAATTTCAGATATAACAGTAAGTTCTTGTAGTAAAGTAGGTTTCTCTAGAAGGAAGGTTGTTTTCTTCTTAAAATCAATTTGTTGATTTCCTCTGAGATGAAGACTCAACTGATTAATTAATTCTTCAAGGTTAGGCGCTGATGCCGCAACTTGTCGTAGTAATCTTGAGGCAACGGGGCCTACAAATTCTAAAAGAATTGTTTCTAAGCGGTTGTAATTTTCCGCAGACAGGATAGAAGCAGGCTGATACCCAATTGAGTTTTCTTGAGAAAGTGAAGCTTGAGGCGGTTGTGTAAAAAATGCTGGTTGAGGTAATGGCGCTTCTACTTTCGTATCGAAATGTTTAAGCACCTGTAGAACTTCAGCCGCAGACTGATAGCGCTGTTTGAAGTGGTGTAGCACCATCTTAGATAGCACAGATGCCAACTCAGAACTGACGTTAGCCTGATGCTGCCAAGAAATTTCTCCTGTATCTGAGTCTTCCTCAAAATTTATAGGATGTAACCCCGTCAGCGATTGAATAGCAATAATACCCAAGGAATAAATATCACTGTTGGGGCGGGGCTTACCTTGCCCTTGTTCTGTAGACATATATCCTGGGGTGCCAATAATAATAGTAGCCCCCGTGCGCCCTGGAACTGTAAGCAATTGAGTTTGGACTTGTTTAACTGCGCCAAAGTCAATCAGCACTAACTTGCCGTCTTGTTGCCGCCTGATTATATTGTCCGGCTTGATATCTCGATGGATAACATTGTGGCTGTGAATAAATTGCAGAATACTCAAAACCTGTTGGAGAAGTTGAATTACTCGATCTTCCGTCCAATGTTGATTGGGGAACAGTTCTGCTTTCAGAGTTTGCCCTTCAATGAACTCTTGCACCAAGAAAAACTCTTGGTTATCTTCAAAATAGGCTAAAAGCCGAGGAATCTGGTCATGGTTACCCAGTTTTTCTAGTGTTTCTGCTTCACTGCTAAATAGCCGTCTAGCAGTTTCGAGAAATTCAGGGCTACGAGTGACGGGCTTAAGGTGTTTGACAACGCATTTCGGGAAACCTGGCCGATGAGTATCTTGGGCTATGTAGGTTTGACCAAATCCACCTCCACCTAAAACCTGGAGGACTTGGTAACGTCCGTCTAATAATTGTCCTAACATTTTGTCACAAGCCTCAAGTCCTCAAATTCATCTTGGCACAACTACCAGCTTTAGTAAGGTTTGTGGAGAGAGCAAGTAGGTAAGTAGTGCTGAAATTTCAAGGTTTTTAAGGATTTTACTACAAGTTTATGACTTCCTAGACTCCAGATCGGCTTGCAGCGATATTATTTTTGAAGCTTTAATTCGTCAGAAATCAGCAGTCCCTCAATTTTTGAAGTAATTGTTGGTTGAGAAATTACACTAACTTCTCCTAATGGAGTTTTATTTACAAAGTAGGTGATTCCCCGAAAGCTCAATTTATAGGTTACTGGTGCTAAAGGATCTGCCGCTGATTTTGAATTTGGATTAACACGATAGTTAACGCCACGGTAGACCATATTATAAGCTGACCCAATTTGAGGAACTGGGTGAAGCGGCTGTTCTGTTTTTTTGCTACCAACTTTGTTTGGGTCGTATTCATAGCTCAGACCACGATAGTAAAGTTTCATAATTTTCGCTTCCTGAATAACTGTTGTTCAACAATGTCAATGATTTATCAGAGGTTGATTGGAGAGTTATGCAAGAGCGAATGTAAACTTACACTTTTTAAGGAACTGCTTAAAGGATTAGGCGTCTAGAGTGAAGAGTCATTGGGAATAGGCCATTGGGCATGGGGCATTGGGCATTGGGAAAAAACTTGTTCAATAATTCTCCTTTGTCCGCCTTATCTTCCTCGTCTCCTCCTGCTCCCCTACTTCTCTGCTCCCCACCTCCCGTATGCTTACTCTTTTCATTCGGGGGTTGCGTGGTTAACAATGGGTTGAATGTTTTTTTTAATGATTCAACCTTATGGCTAGAACTCCAAATGAATATGCCGTATACCTCCTACTGGAAAGCGGCCACCGGGAAGAAGTACGTTTTCCTACGATTCAAGAGTTTCAGAAGTGGTATAGCGGCGAACTTGTGCCAAAGTCTGCTTCTAATGACTTTATTAGCGTGCCGATCAAAAATATTCAAGGGGAGTATATGGTAGTAAGACCTTCTCGGATCGTGGCAATCCGGGTAGAACCCGTTTTTAGTTCCAGTGTTGAAAGATTCAACTAAATGATGAGAAAAAGCCTTGCTTTGCTTTCCTTGAGTCTGGGAATTGCTTTTATAAATCCTCTCTGGTTGGCTGTTGCTCAGGTTCCTAATGTACTGCCGTTGCCAGTACCCACTACTCCTGATCTCTCGCCGGTGCCAATACCAATCACTCCAGAGATAACGCCGCCACTAAAACCAATAGCTATAGGAAGCGATTGTAAGCCCCAGCACGCTTGCTTGGGTTGGGATGAGCAACTTTGGGGTCAAAAGGGCGATCGCAAAGCGTTGTTAGCTTCCATTGACAACAGTCTGCTTTACCTAACGAAGAGTGGGGCGATCGCAGCATATCAAAATTATCCAGTTCAGGGAATTACCCTTGATCGCGTCCGCCGGAGTTTGATACGTTTTCGCCAACTGGTTGTCAGTTCTAAGTCAGCAGCGCAATTACAAGCCGCTGTCCGCCGTGAGTTTGTCTTCTACCAGTCTGTGGGCAACGATGGCAAGGGTACTGTTAAATTCACTGCTTACTACGAACCTATTTACACTGCTAGCCGTGTCAAGACTGCAACATATAAGTATCCCCTTTATCGGCTACCACCTGATTTCAGCCAATGGCCGAAACCCCACCCAAAACGAATTGAGTTGGAAGGGAAGGATGGTTTACAAGGGAATAAAAGCCAGTTGCGCGGTTTAGAAATGCTTTGGTTTCGCGATCGCCTAGACGCATACATGGTACATATCCAAGGTTCTGCCCAAATTAAATTAACTAATGGCAAAACAACGTCAATTGGCTATGCAGGTGGAACTGATTATCCCTGGACTAGTATCGGCAGAGAACTAGCCAAAGATGGCAAACTTCCACTGGAAGGATTGACAATGCCACGTCTAATTAGTTATTTCAAAGGAAAGCCCCAAGAGTTGAGCAATTATCTGCCCCGCTGGGAACGATTTGTTTTCTTCCAAGAAACAAGCGGTAGAGCGGCTACTGGTAGTATTCATGTGCCAGTAACAGCAGAACGTTCCATTGCTACAGATAAGTCTCTCATGCCACCGGGAGCGCTAGCACTGATTTACAACTCGTTTCCCTATCCCACCACTGGTGGCAAACTAGAGAGGCGTACTGTCAGCCGCTATGTACTTGATCAGGATACAGGAAGCGCCATCAAAGGCCCAGGCCGGGTGGATTATTTCATGGGTTCTGGTAAACTAGCAGGCGATCGCGCTGGGATCACAGGCGGTAATGGTTCACTATATTATTTACTGCTCAAGAAATAGATATTGGGCATGGGGCATTGGGCATGGGGCATGGGGCATGGGGCATTGGGAGTATTGAGTGAGGATGTTATTCCCCTTGTCTCCCTCATCTCCCTCATCTCCCCCATCTCCCTCATCTCCCTCATCTCCCTCATCTCCCCCCACTCCCCACTCCCCACTCCCCACTCCCACCTAATACGGCGGATAAGCAAAATCATCTTCATCAGCATAAACGTAAGAGTTGGAAACTCCTGCCATTGCCAATTTAGGCGTTTCTGATTTTACAGGTTCCTTTCCAAAATCTTTGTATTCTTCAAAAGTCTTACAAATCATTGCAGACTCAAGAGAATCGGAAGCAATTAAGTATTGTGTTAAAGTTCCTACGGTGGGATGTTTGTAATCCACAGTTGAAGCTACCAGAACCGTATTTGGTTCAATACCTCTTTCTTCACACTCAATTATCGGGCAAAAAATCCCGTGGGCGTGGAACAAAGGGCCTTTTGGTGTCAAAGGTTGCTTGCGATAGACAGCATAAGCTTTTTCGAGTTCAGCAACGAATCCACTAACTACTTTCCCTTGTTGATATTCGCAGTAGGTTTTGCTGAAGCTCGCTCCGGCGGCACCATTAAGAGTTAGTTGTAGTGGTGATTCATGCAAAAACTTTTTATTCTCACCCACTATAAAAATTAGATAGCGAGTAAAGGTTTTAAATTTAAGTTTGTCGGCTAAAAAAGCATCATAATTCTCTTTGAGCGTACCCAGTTTTAGACCACTTTCTCGGTCTTTAACAGACAATGGCCCCCGACGCACTAACACTAAGTTTGGAGTATTGCTAATAAAGACTGTTTCGACTCCAGAACTAAATTCATGCTCTACCTGCTGCCAATTATCATCTGGCACAAAGCCGACAGCATTAGCATTATCTAGCTTAATCGCCAAACCGTGGGATTGCATCCCATCTGTGCCATATCGAGGATTAATCATCTGACACCAAGGGATGACTTGAGAAGGCGGTGCATTAAATTTCTCGTCTTCAAAGTCGAAATTAGCAGATGCTTTCATCGTTTTAGGCTATCAAAGTGTTTTATTGAACAAGTTTATCGGCAGGGCGCTGATCCTGGAGAGCCAGAAGCAGAGAGTTGATACGAGCGTTACCCGTCCCTTGCGCGTCGCTCTCAAAAGAAGGGCGAAAGTGCCGTCAAACTGGTGTAGTAGTTTTTCCAGATTAAGGCAGAATCAATCTATGTTGCAATTCCTGTTTCGTTTTGTAACAACAGATCCTCATCGAAACAGTACTGAGTATCTAGCACTTATGACTCACTGGGGATTCGGTGAACTCATAGCAGCGAGAGTCTTTAAATCAAGCACTTCTAGGTTAGGTTGACTTATTTGCGGATATGTGGCACCAGTTTTGTTTTTGTCTGCTCGACGGTTTACCCAAACTGTTGATAGTCCCAGAGATTTGGCTGTAACGATATCGTGATATACGCTAGCAGCAATGTGTAATATCTGCTCTAGCGGCAAATTAATTCTTTGAATAGCCAGTCTGAAGTTGTTTAAGGAGGGTTTATAGCTTTTTGCCTGTTCTGCTGTGATTATCTGGTCAAATTCCACCTGTAAGTGCTTCGCCGAGAAAGCAAAGAGATCGTCATCTATATTTGAGATAATTACCAACTTAAACTTTTGGCTTAAAGCTCTAAGTGCCTCAACTGTATCGGGGAAAGGCAGCCAATACTGAATCGAATCAGCCAGTGAATTTAGTTCGTCAGTAGTTGGCTCAAAGCCAAATCGC encodes:
- a CDS encoding haloacid dehalogenase type II, which gives rise to MIELNQYKTLTFDCYGTLIDWENGILGVLKPLLLVHDTNLDDKEILKIFAEFEAELETGEYLKYREVLNRVVQKFGERFGFEPTTDELNSLADSIQYWLPFPDTVEALRALSQKFKLVIISNIDDDLFAFSAKHLQVEFDQIITAEQAKSYKPSLNNFRLAIQRINLPLEQILHIAASVYHDIVTAKSLGLSTVWVNRRADKNKTGATYPQISQPNLEVLDLKTLAAMSSPNPQ
- a CDS encoding murein transglycosylase A — protein: MRKSLALLSLSLGIAFINPLWLAVAQVPNVLPLPVPTTPDLSPVPIPITPEITPPLKPIAIGSDCKPQHACLGWDEQLWGQKGDRKALLASIDNSLLYLTKSGAIAAYQNYPVQGITLDRVRRSLIRFRQLVVSSKSAAQLQAAVRREFVFYQSVGNDGKGTVKFTAYYEPIYTASRVKTATYKYPLYRLPPDFSQWPKPHPKRIELEGKDGLQGNKSQLRGLEMLWFRDRLDAYMVHIQGSAQIKLTNGKTTSIGYAGGTDYPWTSIGRELAKDGKLPLEGLTMPRLISYFKGKPQELSNYLPRWERFVFFQETSGRAATGSIHVPVTAERSIATDKSLMPPGALALIYNSFPYPTTGGKLERRTVSRYVLDQDTGSAIKGPGRVDYFMGSGKLAGDRAGITGGNGSLYYLLLKK
- a CDS encoding DUF5895 domain-containing protein, which gives rise to MKASANFDFEDEKFNAPPSQVIPWCQMINPRYGTDGMQSHGLAIKLDNANAVGFVPDDNWQQVEHEFSSGVETVFISNTPNLVLVRRGPLSVKDRESGLKLGTLKENYDAFLADKLKFKTFTRYLIFIVGENKKFLHESPLQLTLNGAAGASFSKTYCEYQQGKVVSGFVAELEKAYAVYRKQPLTPKGPLFHAHGIFCPIIECEERGIEPNTVLVASTVDYKHPTVGTLTQYLIASDSLESAMICKTFEEYKDFGKEPVKSETPKLAMAGVSNSYVYADEDDFAYPPY
- a CDS encoding Tll0287-like domain-containing protein, with the protein product MLNNITLKNLKIGAKFNLLLILVFIVSILGSGVALSSVLQGRAQNEVVSQAQILIQMVNAVRNYTQDRIDPLLSPRLETNPTFIPETVPTFSSKEVFENFRKKPEYKNFFHKDATLNPTNLADKADSFETQLVERFRNEPNTLEITGFRNLSENEVFYIARPLKITQQQCLRCHSTPDQAPKSQLATYGSENGFGWQLNQIVSAQIISVPSEEIFANAKRTWILIMGLLITIFAIVVFLINFLIKKYVIQRIRRIEKIAQKVSIGDMSADFEETSNDEIGGLAEAFNRMKASLKIAMEMLNNQN
- a CDS encoding serine/threonine-protein kinase; amino-acid sequence: MLGQLLDGRYQVLQVLGGGGFGQTYIAQDTHRPGFPKCVVKHLKPVTRSPEFLETARRLFSSEAETLEKLGNHDQIPRLLAYFEDNQEFFLVQEFIEGQTLKAELFPNQHWTEDRVIQLLQQVLSILQFIHSHNVIHRDIKPDNIIRRQQDGKLVLIDFGAVKQVQTQLLTVPGRTGATIIIGTPGYMSTEQGQGKPRPNSDIYSLGIIAIQSLTGLHPINFEEDSDTGEISWQHQANVSSELASVLSKMVLHHFKQRYQSAAEVLQVLKHFDTKVEAPLPQPAFFTQPPQASLSQENSIGYQPASILSAENYNRLETILLEFVGPVASRLLRQVAASAPNLEELINQLSLHLRGNQQIDFKKKTTFLLEKPTLLQELTVISEIKSNNLPSQEPQLISDSFVNQCERELADLIGPIAKFLVQKAVKSSGQISRAEFVKLLASQIPEHQKALQFQQRLLS
- a CDS encoding DUF4278 domain-containing protein encodes the protein MKLYYRGLSYEYDPNKVGSKKTEQPLHPVPQIGSAYNMVYRGVNYRVNPNSKSAADPLAPVTYKLSFRGITYFVNKTPLGEVSVISQPTITSKIEGLLISDELKLQK